From the Sandaracinaceae bacterium genome, the window CTGCACCTGCGCGCGCCGCGCCGCGGGCAGCTCCCCCAGCTCGCCCGCGAGCAGTCGGTCGAAGACGTCGCGCGACTCGATCGCTTTGCCCACTCCCCGCAGCGCGATGCCGAGGTTGAAGGCGGTGGGCGCACGGGGGGAGAGCGAGAGCGACTCCCGCAGGTCGACGACGGCGTCTGCGAAGCGGCCCTCGTCGATCGCCGCCACCGCGCCTTCGAAGAGGGCTCGGGCTCTCGTCGTGTCGTCCTGCGCGCTCGCGATGGGCGCAGAGGCGATCGCGCCCACGGAGCAGAACGCCCAGAGCGTCAGCGCTCGCCTGACCAGTCCCATATCGGGGGTCCTCCTCGTTGTGTCCGGCCGCGGCGTCGCGAAGCTCGGCCTCTCCTCGAGCGCGGCCGCTCCGCGTCGGTGTCCGCTGCGCGCTCGGCGGGCGCCTCTTCGGCCGGCGCCGCTTCCGACCCGGGCGCCTCGTCGACCTCGCTCTCCACCGGGCCCGTGTCGGCCACCGGCTCCGGCGTCGTGGACGCCGCGTGCGCTTTGGGGGCGGCGGAGGGGGAGCTCTCCGAGCCGAGCGCGCGCATCGCCCAGCCGAAGCCGGCCGCGCTCCCACCCATCAGGGCGAGCGCCGCCACCGCGCCGACCGCGAGCGTGCGGCGCCGCGAGATTCGGCCGCGGCGGACCTGCGAGCGCATCGCGCGCACGGCGGTGGTGATCTCCTCCCGACGCTCTTGCTGGTGTCCGCCGTGGACGCGGCGCATGTAGTCGTCGACCGGGAGCGGCCCTTCGACCGCCGCGCTGTCCGCGATCAACTCTCGCAGCCGCTCGGCCACCAGCGCGGCGCTCTCCGGGCGCTGCCCTGGCTCGGGAGCCAGCAGCTCGAACGAGAGCTGCACCAGCTCGGGAGGGCAGCGCGGGCGCAGCTCGCCGAGGTCGGGCTGCGGGTCGTTCAGGATGTGACGCGCCCGCACCATGCCCTCGCCGGGGTAGGGGTGACGTCCCGCCACGAGCTCCACGAGCACGAGCCCGAACGCGAACAGATCCGACGCGCGCGTCGCCTCCTCGAAGCGCAGCTGCTCGGGCGACATGTAGCTCAGCTTGCCTTTGAGCACCCCCGTCGAGGTCTGGGTGCCGCGGCCGATCGCCTTGGCGATGCCGAAGTCCATCACGCGGACGACGCCGTCGAAGCCGACGAGCACGTTCTGCGGGGAGACGTCGCGGTGCACGAGCTCCATCGGCCTGCCTTCGGAGTCCCGGAGATCGTGCGCGGCGTGCAGGCCGAGCGCGATCTGCTCTGCGATGCGCAGCGCGAGCTGCATGGGCATGTACTGGCGCGTCCGCGCGTGGAACTTCAGGAGCATGCTGAGCGTGAGCCCCTCCACGTAGTCCATGACGAGGTAGGGACCCTCCTCGTCCTCGCCGACGTCGAGCACGCTCACGACGTTGGAGTGACGCAGCAGCCCGGCGACGCGCGCCTCGTCGAGGAACATCGTGCGGAACGACTCGTCCTCCCGCAGCTGCGGATGCAGCCGCTTCACCGCGTACAGGCGCTCGAAGCCCGACTCGGACCGCATGGCCAGCTCCACTCGGCCCATGCCCCCCTCGGCCAACGGGAGGACATGCTGGTAGGTACGCGAAGACGTCACGCGTGTCGGAGACATTAGCGCAACGTGCGCCTGCGTTCGGCGAATTGCCGACGTCGACGCGTGAGGCTCCGCCGCGGTCGGCGCGTCACTGGAACGTCGGGGCGAGGGAGACACGGCCGGCCACGCTGCACCGCGCGCGCGTCGGGCGCCACTTCCCGTTCTGCGTCGCCAGTGAGAGCCGCGCAGCGGATGTAATTGATCCGTCTGCGCAGCTCCTGGCCGTCAGTAGGGCAGTCGACCCTGGAGGGGCGCGCGGAAGGCTCCCCGGACGCGCCCGAACCCGTCGTCGAGCTCGACGCGCCCGCACACGTGATCGGGCTCGACGGCGGTGATCTCCACCCGCCCGACGTCGCGGTGCCCGAAGGTCAGGAACGGCCCGTCCCACACGATGCGCGCGTGCGTGAGCGCCCCGCTCCGCGAGCCCGGAGGGCCCAGCACCCGCGGGGTGAGCGGCCGCCGCCGGGTGCGCAGGGCGTCCATCTCGAAGCGCACCCGGCCGGCGCTCGGCGCGGGCAGGCCGCCGCCCGTGGCGGGCTCGATGGGCTCGCTGGAGAGGATCACGCGGATGCGCCTCCCGTCCTCGCTGCGATAGGCGGCGGCGTGCTCGAGCACGGGGGGCAGCTCGGGCGCGCCGCGGTGTGCGAGCCTGACCCGGATCTGGTCCGGGCAGGGGGTGTCGGGCAGGGGCGCGGAGAAGTCCGGCTCGGAGACCGCGGGCTCTTCCGTCGAGGGCCCCTCCGACGAGGGCTCCTCCGGCGAAGGCGTGGTCTCGGAGGGCTGGGCGGTCGCGGCCTCCGTCACCGACTCCGCGCGCGTGGGGCGGATCGCGTGGCTCTCTCTCGCCGGCGTCTCACCGCCGCACGCGACGAGCAGCAGCGGCCACATCCAGCGCACGCGCGGACCGTAGCAGAGTCGAGTGAGCATGCGCGCCCGCGGTCAGCCGCCCACGGGGGGCATCGGCAGCGAGATGTGGAAGCGCAGCGTCCGCTCGGCGATCTCGAAGCGCTCGATCCCGATGACGTCGAGGGCCATCGCGAGGGGGCTGCCCTCGAGCACCGAGCGCACCGCGGGCACGCTCCGGAGGTCGGCGCGCAGCCGGGCGCCCTCGCGCTCGACCAGCGCCGTCTCGTCGTTCTCTCGCGGGCCCAGGACCGGACCCCACAGCGCGCGCGCGATGGCGGCCGCGATCGTGCCGACCGCCTCGCGCACCCGCGCGTCGCCCACCTGCTCTGGCGGCTCGACGCGGAACACGACCTCCTTGGCGCCACGCGGCGCGAAGCGCGCCTGATCGGGGATCACCGCGAAGACGAGGTTCGCGCCGTCGTCGTAGGAGAGGTCGCACCCGATGCGGCCGTCGCTCAGGCGTACGCTCACTCCGCGCACGCCCTCCGCGCGCGCGAGCGCCTTGCTCACCATCTGCTCGTCGAGCGTGGCCCGCCGCGCCTTGAGCTCCTCGAGCACCTTCCGCGCGTTCGCCACCGGCTTCAGATCGCGCAGCCGCTCGGCGCTCGCCTGGGTGGCGCTGCGCACGAGCGACTTGAGCAGGTCGAGCCGGCCCGCCATCACGCGCCCGCGTTCGCGCTCGGCGCCGGCTTCGGCTTGCGGAGCGCGGCCAGATCCATCGGAGACACCCGCGCCTCGTCGACGTGCGCCACGAGCGCCTCGCGCACCCAGCGCGCCGGCATGTCGGACGCGCCGAGCAGCACGTCGAGGGCCTCGGTCGGCTTGCACGTGCCCCCGCCCGTCACGAGCAGGCGGAAGCGGATGGGGAGGAGGCGACCGCCGATGCCGGCCGCCTCGAGCACCTCGGCGCCTTCGCCGACCTCGACCTCGAGGAGGTAGCGCCCGACGTCGACCTTCTTGCCGATGCCCTTGACCGACCGGTGCACGACGAGCGAGCCCTTCCGCGCCTCCTCGAAGCGCGCGCGCACGGCGTCGGCGTCGGCCAGGCCGAGCTCCTTCAGCGCGAGGTGCGGCACCCCGGCGACGTAGATGGCCTCGTCGCAGGCGCGCGTGATGCGGCGGTCGCCGTTGCCGAGCACCTTCGCGTCCGTGAAGAGGATGCCCAGCTCGCTGACCGCGTTGAGGCGCTCGGGCAGGTTCTCCAGATCGAACTCGACCTCGGAGTCGAGCTTCACGTCGACGAACTCGCCGAGCGAGGAGATGCCGAGCGAGAGGGCCGGCGCGAAGGTCAGCTCCGG encodes:
- a CDS encoding serine/threonine-protein kinase, encoding MSPTRVTSSRTYQHVLPLAEGGMGRVELAMRSESGFERLYAVKRLHPQLREDESFRTMFLDEARVAGLLRHSNVVSVLDVGEDEEGPYLVMDYVEGLTLSMLLKFHARTRQYMPMQLALRIAEQIALGLHAAHDLRDSEGRPMELVHRDVSPQNVLVGFDGVVRVMDFGIAKAIGRGTQTSTGVLKGKLSYMSPEQLRFEEATRASDLFAFGLVLVELVAGRHPYPGEGMVRARHILNDPQPDLGELRPRCPPELVQLSFELLAPEPGQRPESAALVAERLRELIADSAAVEGPLPVDDYMRRVHGGHQQERREEITTAVRAMRSQVRRGRISRRRTLAVGAVAALALMGGSAAGFGWAMRALGSESSPSAAPKAHAASTTPEPVADTGPVESEVDEAPGSEAAPAEEAPAERAADTDAERPRSRRGRASRRRGRTQRGGPPIWDWSGER